Proteins encoded together in one Thermoanaerobaculia bacterium window:
- a CDS encoding chorismate mutase, protein MNELERLRVSIDELDRVLVKLLNQRAKYALEIGRAKSATGLPVYSPEREREVLAHVETENRGPLSVDALRRLYERIIDESRRLEREAQEGKC, encoded by the coding sequence ATGAACGAGCTCGAGCGGCTCCGCGTCTCGATCGACGAGCTCGACCGCGTGCTGGTGAAGCTCCTGAACCAGCGCGCGAAGTACGCGCTGGAGATTGGGCGGGCCAAGAGCGCCACGGGGCTTCCGGTCTATTCGCCCGAGCGGGAGCGCGAGGTCCTCGCGCACGTCGAAACCGAGAACCGGGGCCCGCTTTCCGTCGACGCGCTCCGGCGTCTCTACGAACGCATCATCGACGAGTCCCGCCGTCTCGAGCGGGAAGCCCAGGAGGGGAAA